The following proteins come from a genomic window of Triticum aestivum cultivar Chinese Spring chromosome 6A, IWGSC CS RefSeq v2.1, whole genome shotgun sequence:
- the LOC123130270 gene encoding pollen allergen Phl p 5.0101, whose translation MAAVQKYTVALFLAVALVAGPAVSYAAYAPGAPATPAAPGTQPKATTPEQKLMEDINNGFKAAVAAAAGVPAADKYKTFEATFSAASNKAFAEVLKGAATGQYAAQSSSMAKLSSSLELSYKLAYDKAQGATPETKYDAYVATLTESLRVISGTLEVHSVKPAEEEVKGVPTGELKAIDQVDAAFRSAATAADAAPVNDKFTVFESSFNKAIKETTGGTYESYKFIPALEAAVKQAYAATVAAAPEVKFTVFQTALSKAINAMTQVEKDAKPAAAATATATAGASAGATAGGYKA comes from the coding sequence ATGGCGGCGGTGCAGAAGTACACGGTGGCGCTCTTCCTCGCCGTCGCCCTCGTGGCGGGGCCGGCCGTCTCCTACGCCGCCTACGCCCCCGGCGCCCCGGCCACACCCGCCGCCCCAGGGACCCAGCCCAAGGCGACGACTCCAGAGCAGAAGCTGATGGAGGATATCAACAATGGCTTCAAGGCGGCTGTGGCGGCCGCAGCCGGCGTCCCTGCGGCGGACAAGTACAAGACATTTGAGGCCACATTCAGCGCGGCCTCTAACAAGGCTTTCGCGGAGGTCCTCAAGGGCGCCGCCACCGGCCAGTACGCCGCCCAGTCCAGCTCAATGGCCAAACTCTCCAGCAGCCTCGAACTTTCCTACAAGCTCGCCTACGACAAAGCCCAGGGCGCCACCCCCGAGACCAAGTACGACGCCTACGTCGCCACCCTCACCGAGTCGCTCCGCGTCATCTCCGGCACCCTCGAGGTCCACTCCGTCAAGCCCGCCGAGGAGGAGGTCAAGGGGGTCCCCACCGGCGAGTTGAAGGCCATCGACCAGGTCGACGCCGCCTTcaggagcgccgccaccgccgccgacgctgcCCCGGTCAACGACAAGTTCACCGTCTTCGAGTCCTCCTTCAACAAGGCCATCAAGGAGACCACGGGCGGCACATACGAGAGCTACAAGTTCATCCCCGCCCTCGAGGCCGCTGTCAAGCAGGCCtacgccgccaccgtcgccgccgcgccggagGTAAAATTCACTGTCTTTCAGACCGCCCTGAGCAAGGCCATCAATGCCATGACCCAAGTCGAGAAGGATGCCAAGCCCGCTGCCgcagccacggccaccgccaccGCTGGAGCCAGCGCGGGCGCCACTGCTGGTGGCTACAAAGCCTGA